Part of the Oncorhynchus clarkii lewisi isolate Uvic-CL-2024 unplaced genomic scaffold, UVic_Ocla_1.0 unplaced_contig_747_pilon_pilon, whole genome shotgun sequence genome, AGCAAAGTAGTGCTAATTACTTCTTTGTTTGGTAGCTGACCCTGTATTAGGTACTTGGTGAATCTGCCAGAGTTGGGGATGGAGAGCCACCAGCTGCCAGCGTCCCTCACAGTCAGAACCCCCGACTTCACCAGTTGCCTGGGTGGGGGTGGGAAATAGCACAAGTTATTCGTGACTCATTTACAATGGAGCAAATGCTTCCAAGCAGAGACTTTCAGATACATGAAAAGGATAAGATGCAGCATAGATGACCACCCTCTCAAACATTAAAAAAagaatctcacacacacagtgccgGTTTCTTGGACAGAGATCAAGCCTAGACCAGGACTAAAAATCATGTATAATAGAGAATCTCCATTGACATAgccttttagtccaggactaggcttaatctgtgtctgggaaacaagCTACAGTACAAACGCATTCAAACAAAGACTTTCAATACATGAAGAGACCAAGATTAATGAATAAGAAAGCAATTTCCCTCGTACGTTATATCTGAGTCTGTGAAGAGAAACTCCTTCAGCATTTTGTCTTTGTTGAAGCTCAGGTCATTGCAGGAGGGCAGCACTTTCTCCAGGAATTTATCCACTGTGCCCCgtgtccctctcccctcctccccagccAGGACTTTAGCCTTGTAGTCTGCAGCGAACACCAACCCAAAGGCCTCGGCGTCAAAACCCAGCTGGAACATCAACAGCTCCCCCTGTTCCCTCAAGTCACTCTAACAAAGAGATGATGAAAATGAAGATGTTGGACATTAACAGATGGATCAACCAAGGCAATGGTCTAAATTGACAACACATTTGAATATTTCTCCAGGACTAGTAGTGTTCTTCGAACCCAGTCCTGGAGACCAAAGTGTGGAGGTTTTTGTTAGTGCCCAGtacagtgtcatccgggtttggccggtgtaggccgtcattgtaaataagattgtgttcttaactgacttgcctagttaaataaaggttaaataaaaataaaaaaaataacacatttgattgagaccaccaGGATTGAAGAACACTGCTCCAGCAATATTCATTGGGCTTACAAGCTGCCTGTCCACTTGGGTCCTATCATTGTGTATGCTGTAGAGTTGGTGTTTTAGGACAATTTGTGGAAGGGCGTCATTGAAGAGTTTGCGTGGGAATAATGTCATAAGGTCCTGCAGGGTGGCTTTGACGTCCAGTGGTCCCGCTGGGGAAAGAAAGGGACAAGAAAGGAGACGTACAACAAGTCAAACACTGACAcatttagctagatagctacatTTAAGTTTGAGGAAAGGCACCTTCTCCATTGTTGACAGCTCCAAACTGCTTCTCATTGCCAACTCTTCGTTTGTTCACTTTAAACGTGTCTGATATAAGGGCCCGTTTTCGGTTCATAACTGAGAGGCATGAAAACATTAACAATTAACATTAACAATCGTTGTGGAGTGCTAACGTTAGTGGCTAGCTACAGTAGGTAGTTGTTATTATTATGAAGACAGACAGCAGCATGCTAACGTTAAAATAAACGAGCTTCTAGCCATTTGTCTACTACGGTAAACTTTATAATAACGGTACTATTACAAAATATTGGTTTGTTTTCCATAAGTATATTCACTAGCAATAAAATGAATGTCCATACCTGACTTAAAGTAAGCATTGCTGTAGCAACTCTTGGTCAAACAAGATTTGCCAATCGTTTAAACATACATCGGACAAAATGATTCTGTCAGAATGACAAGACAGCACCC contains:
- the LOC139401251 gene encoding inactive serine/threonine-protein kinase 19-like: MNRKRALISDTFKVNKRRVGNEKQFGAVNNGEAGPLDVKATLQDLMTLFPRKLFNDALPQIVLKHQLYSIHNDRTQVDRQLSDLREQGELLMFQLGFDAEAFGLVFAADYKAKVLAGEEGRGTRGTVDKFLEKVLPSCNDLSFNKDKMLKEFLFTDSDITQLVKSGVLTVRDAGSWWLSIPNSGRFTKYLIQGRKAVLGMVKKSKYNEVLKAELEERQTNSQVKFQIKYHIHDIIGAELVECIPTTSGTLLRCVDY